One Mailhella massiliensis DNA segment encodes these proteins:
- the sfsA gene encoding DNA/RNA nuclease SfsA, which yields MSEPLLRYPGTCRVGRLLRREKRFFVFVELDGREVAAHTNNTGTMLGLLRPGAPVLLSPAANPARKLAWTVEALGLPGREGFFWVGVNTSAPNRLLSALFEAGLLPWASGYTLLRREAVYGESRLDGVLHGEGLPDLWVECKNVTLVEDGAAAFPDAVTARGAKHLHTLRDICASGARAAMLYIIQRPDGACFSAADYVDPAYAEALRESVRCGVEVYPVVVHIREDGIHYGGVLEYRDNAAPGTGDGLPCVEISEKRG from the coding sequence ATGAGTGAACCGCTGTTGCGATATCCCGGCACCTGCCGGGTCGGGCGTCTGCTGCGCCGGGAAAAGCGATTTTTCGTTTTTGTGGAACTGGACGGACGCGAGGTGGCCGCCCATACCAACAATACCGGAACCATGCTGGGGCTTTTGCGTCCCGGCGCTCCGGTACTGCTTTCTCCGGCCGCCAATCCTGCCCGCAAGCTGGCATGGACGGTGGAGGCTCTGGGGCTTCCGGGAAGGGAGGGCTTTTTCTGGGTGGGAGTGAATACTTCCGCGCCCAACCGGCTGCTTTCCGCCCTGTTCGAGGCGGGCCTTCTTCCCTGGGCGTCGGGCTATACCTTACTCAGGCGTGAGGCCGTGTACGGAGAAAGCCGTCTGGACGGCGTGCTCCACGGGGAGGGGCTGCCTGATCTCTGGGTGGAATGCAAGAACGTCACTCTGGTTGAGGACGGCGCGGCCGCCTTTCCCGATGCCGTGACCGCGCGCGGGGCAAAGCATCTGCATACGCTGAGGGATATTTGTGCATCCGGGGCGCGCGCGGCCATGCTCTACATCATACAGCGGCCGGACGGCGCCTGCTTTTCCGCCGCCGACTATGTGGACCCTGCGTATGCCGAAGCGCTGAGAGAATCCGTGCGCTGCGGCGTGGAGGTGTACCCCGTGGTCGTCCATATCCGTGAGGACGGCATTCACTACGGGGGCGTGCTGGAATACAGGGACAATGCGGCGCCGGGAACAGGGGACGGCTTGCCG
- a CDS encoding pyridoxal phosphate-dependent aminotransferase gives MNFAERMKKIKPSATLAVNAKALELKAKGIQVTSLAVGEPDAPTPLHICEAAKKAIDENFTKYTPVPGIMEIRQGVCHYFQRQYHVTARPENVILTTGGKQSLANTLFVMLNDGDDVLLPCPYWTSYPDLIRLAGGNPVLVRADSSRGFRIDVSDLEKAVTPKTRMMILNTPSNPTGVAYTQAEVDAMVTWCFERGIFVLADEIYDQLVYDGAPVSASGWWEKYPEKIAILNGLSKAFSMPGWRVGYTLGHEELIRECSKLQGQMTSHMCSIAQKAGVAALDGSYDCVEEMRLSFLRRRDMAMAEIATWPGVVCAKPGGAFYLFPDVSALFTKDMPDGSAVCTYLLEKARVACVPGEAFGDKNCIRLSYAVSDDVLMDALHRMKEALYH, from the coding sequence ATGAACTTTGCCGAGAGAATGAAAAAGATCAAGCCCTCCGCCACCCTTGCAGTCAATGCCAAGGCCTTGGAACTCAAAGCCAAAGGCATACAGGTCACCAGCCTGGCCGTGGGCGAGCCCGATGCTCCTACCCCGCTTCATATCTGCGAGGCAGCCAAGAAGGCCATAGACGAGAATTTCACCAAGTACACGCCCGTCCCCGGCATTATGGAAATCCGGCAGGGCGTCTGCCATTATTTCCAGCGTCAGTACCATGTGACCGCACGGCCGGAAAACGTCATTCTCACCACCGGCGGCAAGCAGTCGCTCGCCAACACGCTGTTCGTCATGCTCAACGACGGCGACGACGTGCTGCTTCCCTGCCCGTACTGGACAAGCTACCCCGACCTCATCCGTCTTGCGGGCGGCAACCCCGTGCTTGTGCGCGCCGACTCCTCCAGGGGCTTCCGCATCGACGTTTCCGATCTGGAAAAGGCCGTTACGCCCAAAACGCGCATGATGATACTCAACACGCCCTCCAATCCCACGGGCGTGGCCTATACGCAGGCGGAAGTGGACGCCATGGTGACGTGGTGTTTCGAGCGCGGCATCTTCGTGCTGGCCGATGAAATCTACGATCAGCTCGTGTACGACGGCGCCCCGGTGAGCGCTTCCGGCTGGTGGGAAAAATATCCTGAAAAGATCGCCATCCTCAACGGGCTCTCCAAGGCCTTTTCCATGCCCGGCTGGCGCGTGGGCTATACCCTGGGGCATGAAGAACTCATCAGGGAATGTTCCAAACTTCAGGGCCAGATGACCTCGCACATGTGCTCCATCGCGCAGAAGGCCGGCGTGGCCGCTCTGGACGGTTCCTACGACTGCGTGGAAGAAATGCGCCTCTCCTTCCTCCGCCGCCGCGACATGGCCATGGCCGAAATCGCCACCTGGCCCGGCGTGGTCTGCGCAAAGCCCGGCGGAGCCTTCTACCTCTTCCCCGACGTGAGCGCCCTCTTTACCAAAGACATGCCCGACGGTTCCGCCGTATGCACCTACCTGCTGGAAAAGGCCCGTGTGGCCTGCGTGCCCGGCGAAGCCTTCGGCGACAAGAACTGCATCCGCCTTTCCTATGCCGTTTCCGATGATGTCCTCATGGATGCGCTGCATCGCATGAAGGAAGCCCTTTACCACTAA